The following are encoded together in the Nodosilinea sp. PGN35 genome:
- a CDS encoding DUF4346 domain-containing protein — translation MTLPSSTQPIDQTQRQALNDQLSKRYIELDPAGYFLIYLDVEQGLICAKHFDNIINDKGLACDPATGKPLPVRGSVQRVPTRTYSGRTAKELCIAIFEDPAHPCPITYLDHAAYLGREFMRAETALNAGQAYIQD, via the coding sequence ATGACTCTACCCTCTAGCACCCAGCCGATCGATCAGACCCAACGCCAGGCCCTCAATGACCAGCTTTCGAAACGCTATATTGAGCTTGACCCAGCGGGCTATTTTTTAATTTATTTAGATGTAGAGCAGGGGCTAATTTGCGCCAAGCACTTTGACAATATCATTAACGACAAAGGGCTGGCCTGCGATCCCGCCACTGGAAAACCCCTGCCCGTACGCGGTTCTGTGCAGCGGGTGCCCACCCGCACCTACAGTGGCCGCACCGCCAAAGAACTCTGTATTGCTATTTTTGAAGACCCGGCCCATCCCTGCCCCATCACCTACCTCGACCATGCGGCCTATCTGGGGCGCGAATTCATGCGGGCCGAAACAGCCTTGAATGCTGGCCAAGCCTACATTCAAGATTAA